In the Hordeum vulgare subsp. vulgare chromosome 7H, MorexV3_pseudomolecules_assembly, whole genome shotgun sequence genome, one interval contains:
- the LOC123411911 gene encoding putative cyclin-dependent kinase F-2 — protein sequence MAASAGKKEAAWPLTMARYERLEKLGEGINGEVFKAWDTEDNLIVAVKRLSGSGDDGFIISGLPEVMREAMCRGIPSIVQRRATCVAACQREASDSFIVMDYVGRLNLRGYMQRRVRRRRPFSEDEVRRIMKQLVEGVTAVHAVGVLHLNIKPENVLLDDGTEDRKQKPKKGPVEADVSGELKEDRIVYKIGGFGMSMKGRSKRQPEVTILTPYSAPELLLHSCEYDDRVDTWGLGCIMADLLSDTGVSTFDGESDIEIMAKVFGIVGTEGIKDWSGYSGVASGQKSKLPGGRGISRLRHKFPSRKLSAAGFEVLSGLLESNPEKRLTAAEALQKPWFHNCRRGFAGFFKSCVVGVLPEK from the coding sequence ATGGCGGCTTCCGCTGGAAAGAAAGAGGCAGCCTGGCCTCTCACCATGGCGCGGTACGAGCGGCTGGAGAAGCTGGGTGAGGGCATCAACGGTGAAGTGTTCAAGGCGTGGGACACCGAGGACAACCTGATCGTCGCCGTCAAGCGGCTCAGCGGGAGCGGGGACGACGGCTTCATTATTTCCGGCCTGCCGGAGGTCATGCGGGAGGCCATGTGCCGCGGCATCCCCTCGATCGTGCAGCGCCGCGCAACCTGCGTTGCCGCATGCCAACGCGAGGCTAGCGATTCTTTCATCGTGATGGACTACGTCGGGCGCCTCAACCTACGTGGCTACATGCAGCGCCGGGTCCGTCGTCGTAGGCCCTTCTCCGAGGACGAGGTGCGCCGGATCATGAAGCAGCTCGTGGAGGGGGTGACGGCCGTGCACGCCGTGGGCGTCCTGCACCTCAACATCAAGCCGGAGAACGTGCTCCTCGACGACGGCACCGAGGACAGGAAGCAGAAGCCCAAGAAGGGGCCCGTCGAAGCCGATGTTAGCGGCGAGCTCAAGGAGGACCGCATAGTCTACAAGATCGGCGGTTTCGGGATGTCCATGAAAGGGCGGAGCAAAAGACAGCCGGAGGTGACTATCCTGACACCGTACAGCGCACCGGAGCTCCTCCTGCACTCTTGCGAGTACGACGATCGCGTGGACACGTGGGGGCTTGGATGCATAATGGCCGACCTCCTCTCGGACACCGGCGTCTCCACATTCGATGGTGAGTCGGACATAGAGATCATGGCTAAAGTGTTTGGCATCGTCGGCACAGAGGGGATCAAGGACTGGTCTGGATACTCAGGGGTAGCGTCAGGCCAAAAATCAAAGCTGCCTGGTGGCAGAGGCATCAGCCGCCTTCGACACAAGTTTCCCAGTCGCAAGTTGTCGGCAGCCGGCTTCGAGGTGCTCAGCGGGCTGTTGGAGAGCAACCCGGAGAAGCGGCTTACTGCAGCAGAGGCGCTCCAGAAGCCTTGGTTCCATAACTGCCGACGCGGCTTTGCCGGTTTCTTCAAGTCGTGCGTGGTTGGAGTCCTACCAGAGAAATAG